Proteins encoded in a region of the Elaeis guineensis isolate ETL-2024a chromosome 7, EG11, whole genome shotgun sequence genome:
- the LOC140859062 gene encoding U11/U12 small nuclear ribonucleoprotein 59 kDa protein-like, with protein sequence MIPALSSSAPPPQFLAWQPLQSAGSSFWRLEHVHEHLRKLRETIDLMKAVQKELEEIHCMRSSSQDNADRDDFLSDDHLSGRKILQTSNDTITRDTFQHVENDVLLQCSETVKAKRIGLHAQESLAMEAACSIFSTLKNQLIPFCVITNQASPWEERSVAVKLAQKLQKSRRNKCWKKRKRKHVAELINKEREDYEKADQEADEWRMREIAKDIARRKVEKMKEIAKVKANEEKRRLESELELVLIVEKLQELRSIRIQKLKKQGHFLPEEDDKFLERVQAAVEEEERQAAAAADTNAAKDAIATAEESRKAIHSASSEANDVDHDKGEVMVNQDQVDGIEGERSSDLNANLKSEQQNVEGQSCGGGYDFVANLPFEFYHYYHGSSNDMGTLIEVRKMWDAYIRPGGSRIPGHWIQLPPPADGVWASYLVHKK encoded by the exons ATGATTCCAGCATTATCATCATCTGCACCACCTCCTCAGTTTCTAGCATGGCAACCTCTTCAATCTGCTGGAAGTTCTTTCTGGCGACTAGAACACGTGCATGAGCATCTAAGAAAGTTAAGAGAAACTATTGATCTGATGAAAGCGGT GCAGAAAGAACTAGAGGAAATTCATTGTATGAGAAGTTCCAGTCAAGATAATGCTGATAGAGATGACTTTTTATCCGATGATCACCTATCAGGAAGAAAAATCTTGCAAACTTCAAATGACACCATCACCAGAGACACCTTTCAGCATGTCGAGAATGACGTTCTTCTGCAATGCTCTGAGACAGTTAAGGCAAAGAGGATTGGTTTACATGCTCAAGAGTCTCTTGCAATGGAAGCCGCATGCTCTATATTTTCTACTCTTAAAAATCAACTTATACCTTTCTGTGTAATCACAAATCAAGCAAGTCCATGGGAAGAAAGGTCGGTGGCGGTAAAATTAGCTCAGAAGCTGCAAAAGTCTAGGAGGAACAAATgttggaagaaaagaaagagaaaacatGTTGCAGAACTAATCAACAAG GAGCGTGAAGATTATGAAAAAGCTGATCAGGAAGCTGATGAATGGAGGATGAGGGAGATTGCCAAGGACATTGCAAGGCGCAAG gtagaaaaaatgaaggaaatTGCAAAAGTCAAAGCTAACGAGGAGAAAAGAAGACTAGAATCTGAG CTTGAGCTTGTATTAATTGTGGAGAAGTTGCAAGAGCTTCGCTCCATCAGAATTCAAAAATTGAAGAAACAAG GTCATTTTCTCCCTGAAGAGGATGATAAATTTCTTGAGCGAGTGCAAGCTGCTGTTGAAGAAGAGGAGCGCCAAGCTGCAGCTGCTGCTGACACAAATGCTGCTAAGGATGCTATTGCAACAGCTGAGGAATCTAGAAAGGCTATCCACAGTGCAAGCAGTGAAGCAAATGATGTAGATCATGATAAAGGTGAGGTGATGGTGAACCAAGACCAGGTGGATGGAATTGAAGGTGAAAGAAGTTCAGATCTAAATGCAAACCTGAAATCTGAACAACAAAATGTTGAAGGTCAAAGTTGTGGTGGAGGCTATGATTTCGTTGCCAATTTACCATTTGAGTTCTACCACTATTATCATGGAAGCAGCAATGATATGGGAACACTAATTGAG GTCAGAAAAATGTGGGATGCTTACATCAGACCTGGAGGAAG CCGGATACCTGGGCACTGGATTCAGCTGCCACCGCCTGCTGATGGAGTCTGGGCGTCCTATCTTGTTCACAAGAAGTAA
- the LOC105048252 gene encoding S-type anion channel SLAH2 isoform X1, translated as MMDNKDSIGSAIQGAPEELPSIFRYIQSNEVPGFDTTPSPHGYPAASKGAEPTNFRTGSVFAMPAPNSPTHRIRVPYYSHSVSISMPPSPSLLAEKAQRASGINQPATNSANIKPNLVINSPVVNLQVPKQAKFHSQPMTTGTSRAKGTPDRKGLDSSGSQQRLPRNTRLKDHRYNSFKTWSGALERQISALRGKAPEPQEVGGSKRQPEPVPAPDRYFDALEGPELDTLRASEELVLPEDKLWPFLLRFPISSFGICLGVSSQAILWKTLARSPSMSFLHVSPVINLVLWCISLALTGIVAFIYSLKIIFYFEAVRREYYHPIRVNFFFAPWINCLFLTLGLPPVVAVNLHGALWYVLMAPILFLELKIYGQWMSGGQRRLSKVANPSNHLSIVGNFVGALLGASMGLKEGPIFFFAVGLAHYSVLFVTLYQRLPTNETLPKELHPVFFLFVAAPSVASMAWANISGEFGYGSRIAYFIALFLYFSLAVRINFFRGFRFSLAWWAYTFPMTSASIATVTYSAEVENFFTRSLSLALPGISTLTVIALLGSTIIHAFVLNDLFPNDISIAISNRRPKGTKRRGHMRNAAADSKDNEATRIRNASSDIKENGAAV; from the exons ATGATGGACAACAAGGACAGCATCGGCTCAGCAATTCAAGGTGCCCCAGAAGAACTTCCATCTATTTTCAGATACATCCAATCCAATGAAGTTCCTGGATTTGATACCACTCCCAGCCCTCACGGATATCCTGCAGCCTCTAAA GGAGCAGAACCTACAAATTTTCGTACCGGTAGTGTGTTTGCCATGCCTGCGCCAAATTCACCCACTCACAggataagagtaccctattattCACATTCTGTGTCCATCAGCATGCCACCATCTCCTTCGCTTCTTGCAGAAAAAGCTCAAAGAGCCAGTGGAATTAATCAACCTGCAACAAATTCTGCTAACATTAAGCCAAATCTAGTTATTAATTCTCCTGTTGTCAACTTGCAAGTACCGAAGCAGGCAAAGTTTCACTCCCAACCCATGACAACAGGAACATCTCGAGCCAAGGGAACTCCAGACAGAAAGGGTCTTGATTCTTCAGGGAGTCAGCAGAGATTACCAAGGAATACTAGGCTTAAGGACCACCGCTACAATTCTTTCAAGACCTGGTCTGGTGCCCTTGAAAGACAGATATCAGCCTTACGTGGAAAGGCACCAGAACCACAGGAGGTTGGTGGTTCAAAAAGACAACCCGAGCCAGTACCAGCCCCAGATCGCTACTTTGATGCCTTAGAAGGGCCTGAACTAGACACTCTCAGG GCGTCAGAGGAGTTGGTCCTTCCTGAAGACAAGTTGTGGCCTTTCCTTCTTCGCTTCCCAATATCATCCTTTGGTATTTGCCTTGGTGTTAGCAGCCAAGCAATCTTGTGGAAAACATTAGCTAGATCTCCATCAATGAGCTTTCTGCATGTAAGCCCGGTAATCAACCTCGTGCTCTGGTGTATATCACTTGCATTGACGGGCATTGTAGCCTTCATCTACTCTCTAAAGATCATATTTTACTTCGAAGCGGTCCGCCGAGAGTACTATCATCCCATCCGTGTCAACTTTTTCTTTGCTCCATGGATAAACTGCCTCTTCTTGACACTCGGGTTGCCACCAGTAGTGGCAGTAAACCTTCATGGTGCTCTATGGTACGTGCTTATGGCTCCAATCTTGTTCCTCGAACTCAAGATCTATGGCCAGTGGATGTCTGGTGGCCAACGCAGGCTTTCAAAAGTAGCCAATCCATCAAACCATTTATCTATCGTAGGCAACTTTGTGGGTGCATTGCTGGGAGCATCAATGGGGCTTAAAGAAGGGCCCATATTCTTCTTTGCAGTTGGGTTAGCTCACTACTCGGTGTTGTTTGTAACTTTGTACCAGAGGCTTCCAACAAATGAGACACTCCCAAAGGAGCTTCATCCAGTCTTCTTTTTATTTGTGGCTGCACCCAGTGTTGCTAGCATGGCATGGGCAAATATTAGTGGGGAATTTGGCTACGGCTCGAGGATTGCATACTTCATTGctcttttcctctatttttctctG GCTGTTCGAATTAACTTTTTCCGGGGATTCAG GTTCTCACTAGCATGGTGGGCATATACATTTCCAATGACGAGTGCTTCTATTGCAACCGTTACATATTCTGCGGAAGTGGAGAATTTTTTTACTCGGTCACTTTCTCTTGCACTCCCTGGCATATCTACCCTGACAGTGATAGCTCTGCTTGGATCCACAATTATTCATGCATTTGTGCTCAATGACCTTTTTCCAAATGACATCTCCATTGCCATCAGTAACAGGAGACCAAAGGGAACCAAGAGACGCGGTCATATGAGAAATGCAGCTGCAGATTCAAAAGATAATGAAGCTACTCGTATAAGAAATGCAAGCTCAGATATAAAAGAAAATGGAGCTGCTGTGTGA
- the LOC105048252 gene encoding S-type anion channel SLAH2 isoform X2 has product MPAPNSPTHRIRVPYYSHSVSISMPPSPSLLAEKAQRASGINQPATNSANIKPNLVINSPVVNLQVPKQAKFHSQPMTTGTSRAKGTPDRKGLDSSGSQQRLPRNTRLKDHRYNSFKTWSGALERQISALRGKAPEPQEVGGSKRQPEPVPAPDRYFDALEGPELDTLRASEELVLPEDKLWPFLLRFPISSFGICLGVSSQAILWKTLARSPSMSFLHVSPVINLVLWCISLALTGIVAFIYSLKIIFYFEAVRREYYHPIRVNFFFAPWINCLFLTLGLPPVVAVNLHGALWYVLMAPILFLELKIYGQWMSGGQRRLSKVANPSNHLSIVGNFVGALLGASMGLKEGPIFFFAVGLAHYSVLFVTLYQRLPTNETLPKELHPVFFLFVAAPSVASMAWANISGEFGYGSRIAYFIALFLYFSLAVRINFFRGFRFSLAWWAYTFPMTSASIATVTYSAEVENFFTRSLSLALPGISTLTVIALLGSTIIHAFVLNDLFPNDISIAISNRRPKGTKRRGHMRNAAADSKDNEATRIRNASSDIKENGAAV; this is encoded by the exons ATGCCTGCGCCAAATTCACCCACTCACAggataagagtaccctattattCACATTCTGTGTCCATCAGCATGCCACCATCTCCTTCGCTTCTTGCAGAAAAAGCTCAAAGAGCCAGTGGAATTAATCAACCTGCAACAAATTCTGCTAACATTAAGCCAAATCTAGTTATTAATTCTCCTGTTGTCAACTTGCAAGTACCGAAGCAGGCAAAGTTTCACTCCCAACCCATGACAACAGGAACATCTCGAGCCAAGGGAACTCCAGACAGAAAGGGTCTTGATTCTTCAGGGAGTCAGCAGAGATTACCAAGGAATACTAGGCTTAAGGACCACCGCTACAATTCTTTCAAGACCTGGTCTGGTGCCCTTGAAAGACAGATATCAGCCTTACGTGGAAAGGCACCAGAACCACAGGAGGTTGGTGGTTCAAAAAGACAACCCGAGCCAGTACCAGCCCCAGATCGCTACTTTGATGCCTTAGAAGGGCCTGAACTAGACACTCTCAGG GCGTCAGAGGAGTTGGTCCTTCCTGAAGACAAGTTGTGGCCTTTCCTTCTTCGCTTCCCAATATCATCCTTTGGTATTTGCCTTGGTGTTAGCAGCCAAGCAATCTTGTGGAAAACATTAGCTAGATCTCCATCAATGAGCTTTCTGCATGTAAGCCCGGTAATCAACCTCGTGCTCTGGTGTATATCACTTGCATTGACGGGCATTGTAGCCTTCATCTACTCTCTAAAGATCATATTTTACTTCGAAGCGGTCCGCCGAGAGTACTATCATCCCATCCGTGTCAACTTTTTCTTTGCTCCATGGATAAACTGCCTCTTCTTGACACTCGGGTTGCCACCAGTAGTGGCAGTAAACCTTCATGGTGCTCTATGGTACGTGCTTATGGCTCCAATCTTGTTCCTCGAACTCAAGATCTATGGCCAGTGGATGTCTGGTGGCCAACGCAGGCTTTCAAAAGTAGCCAATCCATCAAACCATTTATCTATCGTAGGCAACTTTGTGGGTGCATTGCTGGGAGCATCAATGGGGCTTAAAGAAGGGCCCATATTCTTCTTTGCAGTTGGGTTAGCTCACTACTCGGTGTTGTTTGTAACTTTGTACCAGAGGCTTCCAACAAATGAGACACTCCCAAAGGAGCTTCATCCAGTCTTCTTTTTATTTGTGGCTGCACCCAGTGTTGCTAGCATGGCATGGGCAAATATTAGTGGGGAATTTGGCTACGGCTCGAGGATTGCATACTTCATTGctcttttcctctatttttctctG GCTGTTCGAATTAACTTTTTCCGGGGATTCAG GTTCTCACTAGCATGGTGGGCATATACATTTCCAATGACGAGTGCTTCTATTGCAACCGTTACATATTCTGCGGAAGTGGAGAATTTTTTTACTCGGTCACTTTCTCTTGCACTCCCTGGCATATCTACCCTGACAGTGATAGCTCTGCTTGGATCCACAATTATTCATGCATTTGTGCTCAATGACCTTTTTCCAAATGACATCTCCATTGCCATCAGTAACAGGAGACCAAAGGGAACCAAGAGACGCGGTCATATGAGAAATGCAGCTGCAGATTCAAAAGATAATGAAGCTACTCGTATAAGAAATGCAAGCTCAGATATAAAAGAAAATGGAGCTGCTGTGTGA